The Shewanella zhangzhouensis genome has a window encoding:
- a CDS encoding DUF11 domain-containing protein, with protein sequence MKLLCKGKILRRFSALALGFTMGMAATPAFAVHDDIFELEGNAVQDAVAPPYDWATLYNNGSNNGGDPLRFTGIVDDTPDASGIDSSIFTGGRKDIQDVSDWAHKMGSSPDKDEITHAYAAAYNINDDLVVYFGADRISNKGDAFLGFWFFKQHVAALPNGSFEGMHTNGDVLVLANFPQSVNASPEIRVDVWDSSCTKAANNNPAAGECDAANLRLLYKGAAICGSGLGNDLVCAITNDENGSYDPTPSPWPYQSKNSNNANEFPYETFFEGGINLTQLVGGDSCFSSFMAETRSSSEFTATLKDFVIHDFELCSVDITKTCSQARVNATETGYEYDFTYKVINDGAGTLYNIVVTDNVANQTFNVGTLAKGAMAEGGGTFESNLNGLQNTVTVTAAGTPSGDSTISDTGGADCQSLSISPMINVTKDCNSNFVETENGVIAKVSFSGQVCNTTANNLTLINVTVTDDSGTPSDPSDDVDVLSGVTLGGGVCMPYSGDYVPKAFTSAVDKTFSDTVFAVGQLKIDGSSAFSENSATCPICPSSD encoded by the coding sequence ATGAAACTACTCTGTAAAGGAAAGATACTTCGTAGGTTCAGCGCACTGGCGCTGGGTTTCACGATGGGTATGGCCGCAACGCCAGCGTTTGCGGTTCATGATGACATATTCGAATTGGAGGGCAATGCCGTACAGGATGCCGTTGCACCACCCTATGACTGGGCAACCCTGTACAACAATGGCAGTAATAATGGTGGTGACCCACTGAGATTTACAGGCATAGTCGACGATACGCCAGATGCATCTGGAATCGACAGCAGTATTTTCACAGGTGGCCGTAAAGACATTCAGGACGTTAGCGACTGGGCTCACAAAATGGGTAGCTCACCGGATAAAGATGAAATTACCCACGCTTATGCGGCAGCCTATAACATCAATGATGACCTGGTGGTGTACTTTGGCGCTGACAGGATCTCCAACAAGGGTGATGCCTTCCTGGGATTCTGGTTCTTTAAACAGCATGTAGCAGCCTTGCCAAACGGCAGCTTCGAGGGCATGCACACAAACGGTGATGTACTGGTTCTGGCAAACTTCCCGCAATCAGTAAACGCGAGCCCCGAAATCCGTGTGGATGTGTGGGATTCAAGCTGTACCAAGGCCGCCAACAACAATCCCGCTGCCGGTGAGTGTGATGCCGCCAATCTGCGTCTGCTTTACAAAGGGGCAGCCATTTGCGGCTCTGGCCTGGGTAACGATTTGGTATGCGCCATTACCAATGATGAGAACGGGTCATACGACCCTACCCCGTCACCATGGCCATATCAGTCTAAAAACAGCAACAACGCCAATGAGTTCCCATATGAAACCTTCTTTGAAGGTGGTATTAACCTGACTCAGTTGGTGGGTGGTGACAGTTGCTTCAGCAGTTTTATGGCAGAAACCCGTTCTTCCAGCGAGTTTACCGCCACGCTGAAAGACTTTGTCATCCATGACTTTGAACTCTGCAGTGTTGATATTACCAAGACCTGTAGTCAGGCCCGGGTCAACGCAACAGAAACCGGCTATGAGTATGACTTTACTTATAAAGTCATCAACGACGGCGCAGGCACCCTGTACAACATAGTGGTAACCGATAACGTGGCCAATCAAACCTTTAATGTTGGCACCCTGGCAAAAGGTGCAATGGCTGAAGGTGGTGGCACCTTTGAAAGTAACCTCAACGGCCTGCAAAATACGGTTACAGTAACAGCAGCCGGCACACCAAGTGGGGATTCCACCATCTCCGATACCGGTGGTGCCGATTGTCAATCACTGAGCATTTCGCCCATGATTAATGTGACCAAAGACTGTAATTCCAACTTTGTCGAAACTGAAAATGGTGTGATTGCCAAGGTCAGCTTCTCTGGACAGGTTTGTAATACCACAGCCAATAACCTCACACTGATCAACGTAACAGTCACCGATGACTCAGGTACTCCATCCGATCCATCCGATGACGTGGATGTGCTTTCAGGTGTGACTTTGGGCGGCGGCGTATGTATGCCTTACTCAGGCGATTACGTACCTAAAGCCTTTACCTCTGCAGTAGACAAGACCTTCAGTGACACCGTCTTTGCAGTGGGACAACTGAAGATTGATGGTTCAAGTGCCTTCAGTGAAAACTCTGCCACCTGTCCTATTTGTCCAAGTAGCGACTAG
- a CDS encoding sigma-54-dependent transcriptional regulator: MNKVVQKETRAAGTMPRHLLLLSKSQEATDVSRRLAAYGWHCLTAASGHEAILKLSGQQLGVAVAMLCPRADTLSSDIALIQSHFPHLLWIALTDGKLDKACQWLLSARFIDYHHSPLDWDSVNKALGHADGMAKLLPVKTPGVKITDILGTHPCILRLKQDLKKLASTDETVLLSGETGTGKGLCAKWLHRMSARSDGPFIALNCGALPNGLIQSTLFGHEKGAFTGADRQYQGHIEQAKDGVLFLDEIADLPLELQVNLLHFLDDRQITRIGGKSPLKINCRIIFATHQNLEKAVDEGTFREDLYHRINVLRLHVPSLREYSTEVKLMAEAFLAQLSPPNRSLSFSDSAIATMRHYDWPGNVRELQNRIRRAVIMAETPLITPDDLGLSVAIHAKHRDLVSQRDELDVEAVLKAISDHKHNISAAARALNISRSTLYRLLKKEPS; this comes from the coding sequence ATGAACAAAGTGGTGCAAAAGGAAACCCGCGCTGCTGGCACAATGCCCCGCCATCTGTTGCTCCTGTCTAAATCCCAGGAAGCAACAGATGTAAGTCGTCGCCTCGCGGCATACGGCTGGCATTGTCTGACTGCCGCCAGCGGTCATGAAGCAATTTTAAAACTGAGCGGACAGCAGTTGGGTGTCGCCGTCGCCATGCTGTGCCCCCGTGCCGATACCCTGTCTTCAGACATCGCCCTCATTCAAAGCCACTTCCCTCACTTGCTCTGGATAGCCCTCACCGACGGAAAACTGGATAAAGCCTGCCAGTGGCTGCTCAGCGCCCGCTTTATCGACTATCACCATTCTCCCCTTGACTGGGACAGCGTCAACAAAGCCTTGGGCCACGCCGACGGCATGGCCAAATTACTGCCGGTAAAAACCCCAGGGGTTAAAATTACCGATATTTTGGGAACACATCCCTGTATCCTCCGGCTGAAACAGGATCTGAAAAAACTGGCCAGTACCGACGAAACAGTGCTGCTCAGTGGTGAAACCGGCACCGGCAAAGGTCTGTGCGCCAAATGGCTGCACCGCATGTCTGCCCGGTCCGATGGTCCTTTTATTGCCCTTAACTGCGGCGCCTTACCCAATGGCCTTATCCAATCCACCCTGTTTGGCCACGAGAAGGGAGCCTTTACCGGCGCCGACAGACAGTATCAGGGTCACATAGAACAAGCCAAAGACGGGGTCTTGTTTTTGGATGAAATTGCCGATCTGCCGCTGGAGCTGCAAGTTAACCTGCTCCATTTCCTGGATGACAGACAAATCACCCGTATCGGTGGCAAGAGCCCACTGAAGATAAACTGCCGCATCATTTTTGCGACGCATCAAAACCTTGAAAAAGCGGTCGATGAAGGTACTTTCCGGGAAGACCTCTACCACAGGATTAATGTGCTCCGATTGCATGTTCCCAGCCTGAGAGAGTACAGCACAGAAGTAAAGTTGATGGCCGAAGCCTTTCTTGCCCAGCTTTCCCCTCCAAACCGTTCCTTGAGTTTCAGTGACAGTGCCATTGCGACCATGCGCCATTACGACTGGCCGGGTAATGTCAGAGAGCTGCAAAACCGCATACGGCGAGCGGTGATTATGGCGGAAACACCGCTTATTACACCGGACGATTTAGGCCTAAGCGTTGCCATTCACGCCAAACACCGCGACCTGGTCAGTCAGCGCGATGAGCTGGACGTTGAAGCGGTTCTCAAAGCAATCAGCGACCATAAACATAATATTTCAGCCGCCGCGAGGGCGTTGAATATTTCCCGCTCCACCCTCTATCGCTTGCTGAAAAAAGAACCCAGTTAG
- a CDS encoding efflux RND transporter permease subunit encodes MNITKLAVRRPVTTVMCFVAILLFGMASTRLLPLELFPGIDIPQVMVQVPYKGSTPAEVERDITRVLEESLATMSGIERMTSESSQDGAFIELSMKWGENTATKSLEAREKVDAVRHLLPKDVERVFIQQFSTSDMPIFNLRISSERELSGAYDLLEKQLRQPLERVEGVSQVTLYGVEQKQISIRVDADLLAASGISSAELNRRLQAENFVIAGGTLRQDKSVYQVSPKGEFRSLKEIEDIVLTQGVRLGDIAKINYELPERIEGRHLDQRYAVGLDVFKESGANLVEVSARVMRVIEEVKADKQFNGIKLFIMEDQAEGVKSSLWDLMMAGLIGAALSFAVLYLFLRNMGMTLIVVSSVPISICMTLAAMYLLGYSLNILSMMGLLLAVGMLIDNAVVVTESVLQEKQKEPHESKDKAVLAGVDKVALAVLAGTLTTAIVFFPNIFGAKVQLTIFLEHVAIAICISLGASLLVAKTLIPLMLTRIHIHHEDKTHKSRVQRFYEVSLNWVLTHPRWSTLIAVLMLASTALPLANVKQDQEDGASKQRLFINYQIEGRHALAVTEAVVAEMESYLYAHKEEFFIDSVYSYYNPERASSTVLFTKGAEFDLEALKKNMREGFPKFSIAKPQFGWSNDRQGVRVTLTGRSTSELMRLSEEALPMLSAIEGLEDVNSEVSGAQQEVLIRVNRDMAARLGTQASDVARAIATALRGQMLRSFRHDPNGEIRIELAYEKSWQQSLEKLKQLPVLKIDERVYSLSSLAEVDIAPRFDTIRHFNRKTALSIGANVEGITTEEAQEKIKQAMSHLNLPHGYEYSLRGGFERQDEDQQIMVVNMLLAVAMIYIVMAALFESLLLPSAIITSILFSITGVFWALWLTGTPNGVMAMIGILILMGIVVNNGIVLVDQINQMTPSLEELSATIHAVCITRLRPVLMTVGTTVLGLVPLAMGDTQIGGGGPPYYPMAIAIIGGLSFSTVTSLFLVPLCYQALYRLRHRAAQGLWMANKRTDKMLPWLAGKTD; translated from the coding sequence ATGAATATCACCAAACTTGCGGTCCGCCGCCCGGTCACCACCGTAATGTGTTTTGTCGCCATACTGCTGTTTGGTATGGCCTCTACCAGGTTGTTGCCACTGGAACTCTTTCCCGGAATCGACATTCCTCAGGTGATGGTGCAGGTCCCCTATAAGGGGTCCACACCCGCCGAGGTTGAGCGCGATATCACCCGGGTGCTGGAAGAGTCCCTCGCCACCATGAGTGGCATTGAGAGAATGACCTCAGAATCCAGCCAGGATGGCGCCTTTATCGAACTCAGTATGAAGTGGGGCGAAAACACCGCCACCAAAAGCCTGGAGGCCCGTGAAAAGGTCGATGCGGTAAGACACTTGCTGCCAAAAGATGTAGAGCGGGTATTCATCCAGCAGTTCTCCACATCAGACATGCCCATCTTTAACCTGCGTATTTCCAGTGAAAGGGAGCTTTCCGGCGCCTACGACTTGCTGGAAAAGCAGCTGCGTCAGCCCCTTGAGCGCGTGGAAGGAGTCTCTCAGGTTACCCTCTACGGGGTGGAGCAAAAACAAATCAGCATCCGGGTGGATGCCGACTTGCTGGCCGCTTCCGGGATATCTTCCGCCGAGCTTAACCGCCGTCTGCAGGCCGAAAACTTCGTGATAGCCGGTGGTACGCTGCGTCAGGACAAATCCGTCTATCAGGTTTCCCCCAAGGGTGAGTTTCGCTCCCTCAAGGAGATTGAAGACATAGTCCTCACGCAGGGCGTGCGTCTTGGCGACATCGCCAAGATTAACTATGAGCTGCCTGAGCGCATCGAAGGTCGTCATCTGGATCAGCGTTATGCCGTGGGTCTGGATGTATTTAAAGAGTCAGGTGCCAACCTGGTGGAAGTCTCCGCCCGGGTTATGCGGGTCATTGAAGAGGTAAAAGCCGATAAACAGTTCAACGGTATCAAGCTCTTTATCATGGAAGATCAGGCAGAAGGAGTAAAATCCTCCCTGTGGGATCTGATGATGGCCGGCCTTATAGGTGCCGCCCTCTCCTTTGCCGTGCTCTACCTGTTTTTGCGCAACATGGGAATGACGCTGATAGTGGTGTCTTCGGTGCCCATTTCAATCTGTATGACTCTGGCCGCCATGTATCTGCTTGGCTACAGCCTGAACATACTGTCGATGATGGGCTTGCTGCTCGCCGTGGGCATGCTCATTGATAACGCGGTGGTGGTCACCGAAAGCGTACTGCAGGAAAAACAGAAAGAGCCCCACGAGAGCAAGGACAAGGCCGTGCTGGCAGGGGTGGATAAGGTTGCGCTGGCAGTACTCGCCGGTACCCTGACCACGGCCATTGTATTTTTCCCCAATATTTTTGGCGCCAAGGTGCAGCTCACCATCTTCCTCGAGCACGTGGCCATTGCCATCTGTATTTCTCTGGGGGCCTCGCTGCTGGTTGCCAAGACACTTATTCCACTGATGCTGACCCGCATTCACATCCATCATGAGGACAAAACCCATAAATCCCGGGTGCAGCGTTTTTATGAAGTAAGCCTGAACTGGGTGCTGACCCACCCCAGATGGAGCACGCTGATAGCAGTGCTGATGCTGGCATCAACCGCGCTGCCCCTTGCGAATGTGAAGCAGGACCAGGAAGATGGCGCCAGCAAGCAGCGACTCTTTATCAATTATCAGATTGAAGGTCGCCATGCCCTTGCCGTTACCGAAGCCGTAGTCGCCGAGATGGAAAGCTACCTCTACGCCCACAAAGAGGAGTTTTTTATTGACTCGGTTTACAGCTACTACAACCCAGAGCGCGCCTCTTCAACCGTGCTGTTCACAAAAGGCGCTGAGTTTGACCTCGAAGCCCTGAAGAAAAACATGCGGGAAGGTTTTCCCAAGTTCTCCATCGCCAAGCCACAGTTCGGCTGGAGCAATGACCGTCAGGGCGTACGCGTCACACTGACAGGTCGCTCCACCAGCGAGCTGATGCGCTTAAGCGAGGAAGCCTTGCCTATGCTGAGCGCCATTGAGGGGCTTGAAGACGTCAATTCCGAGGTCAGTGGTGCACAGCAGGAAGTGCTTATCCGGGTTAACCGCGACATGGCAGCGCGCCTTGGCACCCAGGCCAGCGACGTTGCCCGCGCTATCGCTACGGCGCTGCGTGGCCAAATGCTCAGAAGTTTTCGTCATGACCCCAACGGTGAAATCCGCATCGAACTTGCCTACGAGAAAAGCTGGCAACAGTCCCTGGAAAAGCTCAAGCAGTTGCCGGTGCTGAAAATAGACGAGCGGGTGTACAGCCTGTCGTCACTGGCGGAGGTGGACATTGCGCCCCGCTTTGACACCATACGCCACTTTAATCGTAAGACGGCACTCTCCATCGGCGCCAACGTGGAAGGCATTACCACCGAAGAAGCCCAGGAGAAGATCAAGCAGGCCATGAGTCATCTTAATCTGCCCCATGGCTATGAATACTCGCTCAGGGGCGGTTTTGAGCGTCAGGATGAAGATCAGCAAATCATGGTGGTGAACATGCTGCTGGCCGTGGCAATGATTTATATCGTCATGGCAGCCCTGTTTGAATCCTTGCTGCTGCCGTCGGCCATTATTACCTCCATCCTGTTTTCCATCACAGGGGTATTCTGGGCACTGTGGCTTACCGGCACGCCCAACGGCGTGATGGCCATGATTGGCATACTCATTCTGATGGGGATTGTGGTGAACAACGGCATAGTACTGGTTGACCAAATCAACCAGATGACACCTTCTTTGGAAGAACTGTCTGCCACCATACATGCGGTGTGTATCACCCGTCTGCGGCCGGTGTTGATGACGGTGGGCACCACAGTGCTGGGTCTTGTGCCCCTTGCCATGGGCGACACGCAAATCGGCGGTGGCGGTCCCCCATACTACCCTATGGCCATTGCCATTATCGGTGGACTCAGCTTCTCCACTGTCACCAGTTTGTTTCTGGTTCCCTTGTGCTATCAAGCGCTTTATCGCTTAAGACACAGGGCCGCCCAGGGATTGTGGATGGCAAATAAACGTACAGACAAGATGCTGCCCTGGCTGGCAGGTAAAACAGACTGA
- a CDS encoding efflux RND transporter permease subunit, translating into MSIITTSVKRPVTVWMFMLAVILFGMVGFSRLAVMLLPDLSYPTVTIRTLYDGAAPVEVEQLVSKPIEESVGTVKGLRKISSVSRSGMSDVILEFEWGTDMDMANLDVREKLDIIALPLDVQKPLLLRFNPNLDPIMRVALSREDASGDELKQLRTYADEELKRQLEGLPGVAAVRLSGGLEQEVQILLNQERLAQLDLDAEQIRSRIAAENLNVSAGKVVQGDKEYLVRTLNQFNSLEELGQVVVYRNGQSLVRLFEVATIIDGHKERSDITRIGQRESIELAIYKEGDANTVTVAKKLKQDIERINGKDPLARMEIIYDQSEFIESAVSEVTSSALIGSVLAMLVIYLFLRDIIPTLIISISIPFSVIATFNMMYFADISLNIMSLGGIALAVGLLVDNAIVVLENIDRYKQQGLSRMDAAIKGTREVSGAIFASTLTTLAVFVPLVFVDGIAGALFSDQALTVTFALLASLLVALTSIPMLASREGFKALPPLLEKESKAKPEGKMGKLKHYSATVFSFPFVVLFKWLPAAILTMALSLSRLLSWLMGMLLRPFTWLFNLGYRALEASYRPLLAAALKARVLTVVVALGITASAGLLLPRLGMELIPNMDQGEFYVEILLPPGTEVGETDRVLQQLAFAIKDMPAVKHAYSQAGSGGLMTSDVSRGGENWGRLQVVLADHDAFDQVSDVLRHEIRRIPELEAKVKYPELFSFRTPLEIELRGYELDLLKQSADSLVRALGESERFADINTSLRDGQPELAIHFDSNRLAALGMEAPTVANRIAQRIGGTVASKYSLRDRKIDILVRAEETERDQISDIGNMIINPDAATPIPLSAVADVKLELGPSAINRISQQRVALVSANLAYGDLAEAVTEARSILAKQQLPASIQASFGGQNEEMEHSFQSLQIALVLAVFLVYLVMASQFESFLHPLLILFAVPMAVSGSVFGLYLTGTHVSVVVFIGLIMLAGIVVNNAIVLIDRINQLRSEGVEKLEAISEAAKSRLRPIMMTTLTTVLGLLPMALGLGDGAEVRAPMAITVIFGLALSTLLTLVLIPVLYALFDRKDFATKAPETVEAGV; encoded by the coding sequence ATGTCAATAATCACGACTTCCGTTAAACGGCCGGTCACCGTGTGGATGTTTATGCTCGCGGTGATCCTCTTCGGTATGGTGGGTTTCTCCCGTCTCGCAGTCATGCTGCTGCCGGACTTGAGCTACCCCACCGTCACCATACGTACTCTTTATGATGGCGCAGCCCCCGTTGAAGTGGAGCAACTGGTCTCCAAACCCATCGAAGAGTCAGTGGGTACTGTTAAAGGCCTGCGTAAAATCAGTTCAGTGTCCCGCTCTGGTATGTCCGATGTCATCCTCGAATTCGAATGGGGCACAGACATGGACATGGCAAACCTGGATGTCAGGGAAAAACTCGACATCATTGCCCTGCCGCTTGACGTGCAAAAGCCATTGCTGCTGCGCTTTAATCCCAACCTCGACCCCATCATGCGTGTTGCTCTCTCGCGGGAGGACGCCAGCGGCGATGAGCTGAAGCAACTGCGTACCTATGCCGACGAAGAGCTCAAACGCCAGCTCGAAGGCTTACCGGGCGTGGCCGCAGTGCGCCTGTCGGGAGGTCTGGAGCAGGAAGTGCAAATCCTGCTGAATCAGGAGCGTCTGGCACAGCTTGATTTGGATGCTGAGCAAATTCGCAGCCGTATCGCGGCCGAAAACCTCAACGTGTCTGCCGGTAAAGTGGTTCAAGGCGATAAAGAATATCTTGTACGCACCCTTAACCAGTTCAACTCCCTCGAGGAACTGGGCCAGGTGGTGGTGTACCGCAATGGTCAAAGCCTGGTGCGTTTGTTTGAAGTGGCCACCATCATCGACGGCCACAAAGAGCGCAGCGATATCACCCGCATAGGTCAGCGCGAGTCCATTGAGCTTGCCATCTATAAAGAAGGCGATGCCAATACTGTGACTGTGGCGAAAAAGCTGAAACAGGATATTGAACGCATCAACGGGAAAGATCCCCTCGCCAGGATGGAAATCATCTACGATCAGTCCGAGTTTATCGAAAGTGCCGTCAGCGAAGTGACCTCCTCGGCGTTGATTGGCTCTGTTCTGGCCATGCTGGTGATTTACCTGTTCCTGCGGGACATCATCCCCACCCTGATTATCTCCATCTCTATCCCCTTTTCGGTGATAGCCACCTTCAACATGATGTATTTCGCTGACATCAGCCTCAACATCATGTCCCTTGGCGGTATTGCACTGGCGGTGGGCCTGTTGGTGGATAATGCCATTGTGGTGCTGGAGAACATCGACAGATACAAGCAGCAGGGGCTCTCGCGCATGGACGCCGCCATCAAGGGAACCCGGGAAGTGAGCGGCGCCATATTTGCCTCGACCCTCACCACGCTTGCGGTATTTGTACCTCTGGTGTTCGTGGACGGTATTGCCGGTGCGCTCTTCTCCGATCAGGCGCTTACCGTGACCTTTGCCCTGCTCGCCTCTCTGCTGGTTGCCCTGACCTCTATTCCCATGCTGGCTTCACGGGAAGGCTTTAAGGCCCTTCCGCCTCTGCTGGAAAAAGAGTCCAAGGCCAAACCTGAAGGTAAAATGGGCAAGCTCAAGCATTACAGCGCTACTGTGTTCAGCTTCCCCTTTGTAGTGCTTTTCAAATGGTTACCTGCCGCGATATTGACGATGGCGCTGTCATTGAGCCGTCTGCTCTCCTGGCTGATGGGCATGTTGCTCAGGCCCTTCACCTGGTTGTTTAACCTGGGCTACCGCGCGCTGGAAGCCAGTTACCGTCCGCTGCTGGCCGCTGCCCTGAAGGCCAGAGTACTGACTGTCGTGGTTGCCCTTGGCATTACAGCCAGTGCAGGGCTTTTGCTGCCACGGCTCGGTATGGAGCTCATCCCCAACATGGATCAGGGTGAATTTTATGTGGAAATCCTGCTGCCGCCCGGCACCGAAGTTGGTGAAACCGATAGGGTTCTTCAACAGTTGGCTTTCGCCATCAAAGACATGCCAGCGGTTAAACACGCCTACAGCCAGGCCGGCAGCGGCGGCTTGATGACCTCGGATGTCAGCCGTGGCGGTGAAAACTGGGGCCGTTTGCAGGTGGTACTCGCCGATCATGACGCCTTTGACCAGGTCAGCGATGTGCTGCGCCATGAAATCCGCCGTATTCCTGAGCTCGAGGCCAAGGTCAAATATCCCGAACTCTTCAGCTTCCGTACCCCACTCGAAATCGAGCTGCGCGGCTATGAGTTGGATTTGCTCAAGCAAAGCGCCGACAGTCTGGTGCGTGCACTGGGCGAGTCAGAGCGTTTCGCCGATATCAATACCAGCCTGCGGGATGGACAGCCTGAGCTGGCCATTCACTTCGACAGTAACCGTTTGGCGGCGCTGGGCATGGAAGCCCCCACAGTGGCCAACCGTATCGCACAGCGTATCGGTGGCACTGTCGCCAGTAAGTACAGCCTGCGTGACCGCAAAATTGATATCCTGGTGCGCGCCGAAGAAACCGAGCGCGACCAAATCAGCGATATCGGCAACATGATAATTAACCCGGACGCGGCGACCCCAATCCCGCTGTCGGCAGTGGCCGATGTCAAACTCGAGCTGGGTCCATCTGCCATCAACCGTATCAGCCAACAGCGTGTTGCTTTGGTATCGGCTAACCTCGCCTATGGGGATCTGGCCGAGGCGGTCACGGAAGCCCGCAGTATTTTGGCCAAACAGCAGCTGCCAGCTTCCATTCAGGCCAGTTTTGGTGGTCAGAATGAAGAAATGGAGCACTCGTTCCAGTCGCTGCAAATCGCGCTGGTGCTGGCGGTATTCCTGGTCTATCTGGTGATGGCCAGCCAGTTCGAGTCTTTCCTGCATCCGCTGCTTATCCTCTTTGCCGTGCCCATGGCCGTCAGTGGCAGCGTGTTTGGCCTGTATCTCACCGGCACCCATGTGTCAGTGGTGGTGTTTATCGGCCTTATCATGTTGGCGGGGATTGTGGTGAACAATGCCATCGTCCTGATTGACCGTATCAATCAGCTGCGCAGCGAAGGCGTTGAAAAACTCGAGGCCATCAGCGAGGCCGCCAAGTCCCGTTTACGCCCGATTATGATGACCACACTGACCACTGTACTGGGCCTGTTGCCCATGGCACTTGGCCTGGGCGATGGCGCCGAGGTGCGTGCCCCCATGGCCATCACAGTGATTTTTGGTCTGGCGCTGTCTACCTTGCTGACGCTGGTGCTCATTCCTGTGCTCTACGCCCTGTTTGACCGCAAAGACTTTGCCACCAAAGCCCCTGAGACCGTGGAGGCTGGCGTATGA
- a CDS encoding efflux RND transporter periplasmic adaptor subunit, whose translation MEARKSFKLALPLLLVGVLAACGQEEAKKEEEKYAIPVETQLVVQGNVSSFYSTTATLEAPVEAHVVTRIAGLIEALHVEEGDRVKQGQLLAVIDAKRQQYELDRSEAEVLIIEQELARVKKMKSKDYVSADSIAKLEYNLQAAKARLDLAKLQVKESQIVSPVDGIIAKRFVKAGNMAKEFEEIFYVVNQDELHGIVHLPEQQLSSLRLGQHADIYASGQKNQAVNAEVLRISPVVDAQSGTFKVTLKVPNQNGVLKSGMFTRVELKYDTHENVITVPYNAIINQDNKQTLYVIQDTTAERREVELGYREGNMVEVVAGIAPGEHLVIRGQQNLKDQSLVEIITPLDVASVKK comes from the coding sequence ATGGAAGCCCGCAAATCATTCAAACTCGCCCTCCCCTTACTGCTTGTTGGTGTACTTGCCGCGTGTGGACAGGAAGAAGCCAAGAAGGAAGAAGAAAAATACGCCATACCTGTTGAAACCCAGTTAGTGGTTCAGGGCAACGTTTCCTCATTCTATTCCACTACCGCCACCCTCGAAGCGCCCGTTGAAGCCCATGTGGTCACCCGTATCGCCGGCCTGATAGAAGCCCTGCATGTGGAAGAGGGTGACAGGGTCAAGCAAGGACAATTACTGGCTGTTATCGACGCCAAGCGTCAACAGTATGAGCTCGACCGCTCCGAAGCCGAAGTACTCATTATCGAGCAGGAGCTTGCACGGGTAAAAAAGATGAAGAGCAAAGACTATGTCAGTGCAGACTCCATCGCCAAACTCGAATACAACCTGCAGGCCGCCAAGGCGCGCCTGGACCTGGCAAAGCTGCAGGTTAAAGAAAGCCAAATCGTGTCCCCCGTGGATGGCATCATCGCCAAGCGCTTCGTTAAAGCCGGCAACATGGCCAAAGAATTCGAAGAGATCTTCTATGTGGTCAATCAGGACGAGCTTCACGGGATAGTGCATCTGCCGGAGCAGCAGCTCTCCAGCCTGCGTCTTGGACAGCATGCCGATATCTACGCCAGCGGTCAGAAAAACCAGGCCGTGAATGCCGAAGTACTGCGCATCAGCCCGGTTGTCGATGCCCAAAGCGGCACCTTTAAGGTCACGCTCAAGGTGCCCAATCAAAATGGCGTCCTCAAATCGGGCATGTTTACCCGGGTTGAGCTCAAGTACGACACCCATGAAAACGTCATCACAGTGCCTTATAACGCCATCATCAACCAGGATAACAAGCAGACCCTGTATGTTATCCAGGACACCACGGCCGAGCGTCGCGAAGTAGAGCTGGGTTATCGTGAAGGCAACATGGTTGAAGTAGTCGCGGGTATTGCTCCCGGAGAGCATCTGGTGATCCGTGGGCAGCAAAACCTCAAAGACCAATCGCTGGTTGAAATCATCACCCCACTGGATGTGGCTTCGGTTAAAAAGTAA